Sequence from the Streptomyces peucetius genome:
CCGAGCCCCAAAAAGGAGGGAGAGCCCGGTGACCGCCGTCATCGAGACCCACGGCCTCACCAAGCGCTACCGGGGCGGACAACCGGCCGTCGACCGGCTCGACCTCAGCGTGCCGCCCGGCAGCGTCTACGGGTTCCTCGGGCCGAACGGGTCGGGCAAGACGACCACCATCCGCATGCTGATGGGTCTCATCGAGCCCACCGCCGGCCGCGCCACCGTCCTCGGCCGCCCCATGCCCCGCTCCGCGGGCACCGTCCTCCCGCACGTGGGCGCGCTGATCGAGGGCCCGGCGCTGTACGGGTTCCTCAGCGGCCGGGACAACCTGCTGCGCTACGACGCGGCCGACCCCACCGCCGACCCCCGCACCCGCCGGGCCCGGGTCGCGGCCGCGCTGGACCGGGTGGGGCTCACCCAGGCGGCGGGCAAGAAGACCAAGGCGTACTCCCTCGGCATGAAGCAGCGCCTCGGCCTGGCCGCCGCGCTGCTGCAGCCGAGGAAGCTGCTGGTGCTGGACGAGCCGACGAACGGTCTCGACCCGCAGGGCATGCGCGAGATCCGCGCCCTGGTGAGGGAACTGGCCGCGGACGGCTCCACGGTCTTCCTCTCCTCCCATCTGCTGGACGAGATCGAGCAGGTGTGCACGCACGCCGCGGTCATGGCCCAGGGACGGCTGATCACCCAGGGCCCGGTCGCGGACCTCGCCGCCGGCGCCCGGGGCGGGCTCACCGTCCTCACCCCGGACGCGGCCGACGCGGCCCGGATCCTCAAGGAACAGGGCCTGGTCGGGGTGAGCCACGAAGGGGACCGGGTGACCGGCGAACCCCCGGCGGACGAGACGGACCTGGCCCGGCTCAACGCCGCCCTGGTCCACGGCGGAGTGCGGGTACGGGGCTTC
This genomic interval carries:
- a CDS encoding ABC transporter ATP-binding protein, with product MTAVIETHGLTKRYRGGQPAVDRLDLSVPPGSVYGFLGPNGSGKTTTIRMLMGLIEPTAGRATVLGRPMPRSAGTVLPHVGALIEGPALYGFLSGRDNLLRYDAADPTADPRTRRARVAAALDRVGLTQAAGKKTKAYSLGMKQRLGLAAALLQPRKLLVLDEPTNGLDPQGMREIRALVRELAADGSTVFLSSHLLDEIEQVCTHAAVMAQGRLITQGPVADLAAGARGGLTVLTPDAADAARILKEQGLVGVSHEGDRVTGEPPADETDLARLNAALVHGGVRVRGFGVERASLEDAFVALTGEGFDVAG